The following are encoded together in the Humulus lupulus chromosome 5, drHumLupu1.1, whole genome shotgun sequence genome:
- the LOC133778071 gene encoding uncharacterized protein LOC133778071 → MNKFLEFGRKALFYVRVLSGYEERRIRNFRLQMENRIKQAEAKKAAIRKIPEQVILSEVRRMVEEMQNLNKKLEETEAAIEDYFKPLDKEAETLMKAQLEGEEKTMRQMMTAMQQQALLEKAEAEQNAKVHNVDTNNASNQESESSGPPDQAQMR, encoded by the exons ATGAATAAATTTTTGGAATTTGGAAGAAAAGCCTTATTTTATGTGAGAGTTCTTTCTGGGTATGAAGAACGTAGAATCAGGAATTTCAGATTGCAGATGGAGAACCGCATCAAACAG GCAGAAGCAAAGAAGGCAGCCATAAGAAAGATACCAGAGCAGGTTATTTTATCAGAGGTTCGCCGAATGGTTGAGGAGATGCAAAATTTGAATAAGAAGCTAGAAGAAACA GAGGCTGCCATTGAGGATTACTTCAAGCCACTTGATAAAGAGGCTGAGACATTAATGAAAGCGCAACTCGAAGGAGAAGAAAAAACAATGAGGCAGATGATGACAGCCATGCAGCAACAGGCTTTGCTCGAAAAAGCCGAGGCAGAGCAAAATGCAAAGGTGCATAATGTAGACACGAATAATGCAAGCAACCAGGAATCAGAATCCTCTGGCCCTCCTGACCAAGCTCAGATGAGATGA
- the LOC133778072 gene encoding bax inhibitor 1-like, with translation MDAFASFFDSQTGCRNRWSYDSLKNLGHISPHVQAHLKRVYLTLCCTLVAAAVGSYLHILWNIGGMLTTLASIGCIFWVLAIPPYEEQKRVGILMASSVFQGASIGPLIDLAIQIDQSILVSAFVGTALAFACFSGAAVLAKRREYLYLGGLLSSGVSMLLWLHFASSIFGGSAAIFKFELYFGLLVFVGYMVVDTQDIIEKAHMGDMDYVKHALTLFTDFVAVFVRILIIMLKNSSDKNEKKKKRRD, from the exons ATGGACGCTTTTGCTTCTTTCTTCGATTCCCAGACTGGTTGCAGAAACCGATGGAGTTACGACTCGCTCAAGAATTTGGGTCACATCTCTCCGCACGTCCAGGCCCATCTCAAACGG GTTTATCTTACATTATGTTGCACTCTGGTCGCTGCTGCCGTTGGGTCTTACCTTCATATTCTTTGGAACATCGGTGGCATGCTGACAACTCTTGCCAGCATAGGATGTATTTTCTGGGTGCTCGCCATTCCTCCTTATGAAGAG CAAAAGAGGGTTGGAATATTGATGGCGTCTTCTGTTTTCCAAGGAGCTTCTATTGGTCCGTTGATTGATCTAGCCATCCAGATTGACCAAAG TATTCTTGTCAGCGCGTTTGTGGGTACTGCACTGGCATTTGCTTGTTTCTCAGGAGCAGCTGTGTTGGCAAAACGTAGAGAATACCTTTATCTCGGTGGCTTGCTCTCTTCTGGTGTGTCCATGCTTCTCTGGTTGCATTTCGCATCTTCCATCTTCGGAGGATCTGCAGCCATTTTTAAGTTTGAG ttgtattttggtcttttggtgtttgtGGGCTACATGGTAGTGGACACTCAGGACATCATTGAGAAGGCGCACATGGGTGATATGGACTATGTCAAGCATGCCTTGACCCTTTTCACCGACTTCGTTGCTGTCTTTGTTCGAATTCTTATCATCATG TTGAAGAACTCATCCGATaagaatgagaagaagaagaagagaagagattAG